From a single Apium graveolens cultivar Ventura chromosome 2, ASM990537v1, whole genome shotgun sequence genomic region:
- the LOC141707557 gene encoding MLO-like protein 1 isoform X2 has translation MLLGFISLLLTVFQGTIVKICVSESLTEHLLPCPLSGKPGEENAFHSQPETTSHLRHLLEEAAKEGYCAAKGKVPLLPLEGLHHLHIFIFVLAIVHVTFSVLTVVFGGAKIRQWKAWEDSIAQESFDTDKVLRPKVTHVHQHAFIRGRFLGIGKRSFFKGWLQSFFKQFYGSVTKTDYVALRLGFITSHCKGNPKFNFHKYMIRALEDDFKKVVGISWYLWVFVVVFLLLNVNGWHTYFWIAFVPFVLLLAVGTKLEHIISQLAHEVAEKHIAIEGELVVHPSDDHFWFNRPRIVLFLIHFILFQNAFEIAFFFWIWVQYGFTSCIMGQVRFIVPRLVIGVFIQVLCSYSTLPLYALVTQMGTNFKKSIFDEHIQVGLVGWAQKAKKKNLLKTAANSAGQESTSNKGPSVGIQLAKVVRKQSNPEESQPSNSSQPSNNAEPSNNV, from the exons ACCTCCTTCCCTGCCCATTATCTGGTAAACCTGGTGAAGAGAATGCCTTTCATTCCCAGCCAGAAACAACTTCTCATTTGCGCCACTTGCTCGAGGAAGCAGCAAAGGAAGGTTACTGTGCTGCAAAG GGTAAAGTTCCATTGTTACCTCTTGAAGGTCTGCATCACCTGCATATCTTTATCTTTGTCCTGGCCATTGTACACGTCACTTTTTCTGTTCTGACTGTTGTATTTGGAGGTGCAAAG ATTCGTCAATGGAAGGCTTGGGAGGATTCCATTGCACAAGAAAGTTTTGACACTGATAAAG TTCTACGACCAAAGGTTACTCATGTCCATCAACATGCTTTTATCAGGGGACGTTTCCTGGGTATTGGTAAACGCTCGTTCTTCAAGGGTTGGCTG CAATCATTTTTCAAGCAATTTTATGGATCTGTCACCAAAACAGATTATGTAGCACTTCGACTCGGTTTCATCACT TCACATTGCAAGGGAAACCCGAAATTTAATTTTCACAAATATATGATACGGGCACTGGAAGATGATTTCAAGAAAGTTGTAGGCATTAG TTGGTACTTGTGGGTTTTTGTGGTCGTATTCTTATTGCTCAATGTTAATG GCTGGCATACATATTTTTGGATCGCTTTTGTTCCATTTGTT CTACTACTTGCCGTGGGAACTAAGCTAGAGCACATAATCTCGCAGTTGGCTCATGAAGTTGCTGAGAAACATATAGCTATTGAGGGGGAGTTGGTAGTGCATCCATCAGATGATCATTTTTGGTTCAATCGGCCCAGGATTGTTCTTTTCTTAATACACTTCATACTCTTCCAGAATGCTTTTGAGATAGCATTTTTCTTCTGGATATGG GTTCAATATGGCTTTACCTCCTGCATTATGGGACAAGTCAGATTTATAGTTCCAAGACTTGTTATAGG GGTATTCATTCAGGTACTCTGCAGTTATAGTACTCTGCCGCTTTATGCTTTAGTCACACAG ATGGGAACAAATTTCAAGAAGTCCATATTTGATGAGCATATACAAGTCGGGCTTGTTGGCTGGGCTCAAAAGGCAAAGAAGAAGAATTTGTTGAAAACGGCAGCTAACAGTGCTGGCCAGGAGAGTACAAGTAATAAGGGTCCTTCTGTGGGAATTCAACTCGCAAAAGTTGTGAGAAAACAATCTAATCCAGAGGAAAGTCAGCCCTCAAACAGTTCTCAACCCTCCAACAATGCTGAACCCTCAAACAATGTATAG
- the LOC141707556 gene encoding uncharacterized protein LOC141707556: MATTGRCSAASSVIFPSSSCLSCKPKYASSISMMMLNTIVTTHRNMACSALQESSASTVATTQVKEKKEAKPKPPAKAPAKPLPQMMEEDVIPSLQSILQTQHDISQIDLSFGDNRLDGSFVKNNISYSFWAFFPDGVLTGPKGFSLSSYGSQVSTLEPFLVDEKKITAKHVVFWVEKRLAAQGIIPVWRE, from the exons ATGGCAACAACCGGAAGGTGTAGTGCAGCAAGCAGTGTTATCTTCCCCTCCTCTTCCTGCTTGAGCTGTAAACCAAAATACGCGTCTTCCATTTCTATG ATGATGCTCAATACAATAGTCACTACCCACCGGAATATGGCTTGTTCTGCTCTGCAAGAATCATCAGCATCCACTG TTGCTACTACTCAAGTAAAGGAGAAAAAGGAGGCAAAGCCAAAGCCTCCGGCAAAAGCTCCAGCAAAGCCATTACCTCAAATGATGGAGGAAGATGTGATCCCTTCACTTCAATCAATTCTTCAAACTCAACATGACATCTCTCAAATAGACCTCTCTTTCGGGGACAACAGA CTAGatggttcgttcgtgaaaaaTAACATTAGCTATTCATTCTGGGCATTCTTTCCTGACGGAGTTCTCACAG GACCAAAAGGGTTTTCTTTATCATCCTACGGGTCCCAAGTGAGCACACTTGAGCCGTTTCTCGTCGACGAGAAGAAGATCACAGCAAAACATGTAGTCTTCTGGGTTGAAAAGCGTCTGGCAGCTCAAGGAATTATTCCTGTTTGGCGTGAATAA